One stretch of Euphorbia lathyris chromosome 7, ddEupLath1.1, whole genome shotgun sequence DNA includes these proteins:
- the LOC136234876 gene encoding E3 ubiquitin-protein ligase ATL23, whose protein sequence is MHYGVHYAPLTAPIFSSPSPSSSPPASVNNPVTYGDQNMILSVFLALFLPCVGMSAVFLVYICLLWYAANNHPDIPQPVKPAAKTGLSASELEKLPKITGKELVLGTECAVCLDEIESEQTARLVPGCNHGFHLECADAWLSKHSVCPVCRAKLDAQFFSASEDNPC, encoded by the coding sequence ATGCACTATGGTGTGCACTACGCACCCCTCACTGCGCCAATCTTCTCCTCCCCCTCTCCTTCCTCCTCGCCACCAGCCTCCGTGAACAATCCAGTCACATACGGCGATCAAAACATGATTCTCTCTGTGTTTTTGGCTCTTTTTCTTCCCTGCGTTGGGATGAGCGCTGTGTTTCTCGTTTATATCTGTCTTCTTTGGTACGCTGCCAATAATCATCCTGATATACCGCAGCCTGTCAAACCCGCCGCTAAAACAGGGCTTTCCGCATCTGAGCTCGAGAAATTGCCGAAAATTACCGGGAAAGAGCTGGTGTTAGGGACGGAATGTGCGGTGTGTTTGGATGAGATCGAGAGCGAACAAACGGCGAGACTCGTTCCTGGTTGTAATCATGGATTTCATTTGGAATGCGCCGATGCTTGGCTTTCTAAGCATTCTGTTTGCCCTGTTTGTAGGGCGAAGCTTGACGCCCAATTTTTCAGCGCTTCAGAGGACAATCCTTGCTGA